One genomic window of Saccopteryx bilineata isolate mSacBil1 chromosome 4, mSacBil1_pri_phased_curated, whole genome shotgun sequence includes the following:
- the NDUFAF1 gene encoding complex I intermediate-associated protein 30, mitochondrial isoform X2 has translation MALVYKLLNGTYILRKCLKPSVASCPFLNTRFADYCSNSLQKPVATPGKASSQRNTEGDLQDHQREVDLDIISPEEQHEVSFDKAIKDEMKDHFRRLKDDIVNHWIGPEGRPLHEVLLEQAKVVWQFRGKEDLDKWIVTSDKTIGGRSEVFLKMGKNNQSALLYGTLSSAAPQDGESGRSGYCAMISRIPRIPFSKFFFSNQGRIRDAQYQLLLDKISSIGFTLADKVDGPFFLEIDFIGVFTDPAHTEEFAYENSPVLNPRLFK, from the exons ATGGCTTTGGTTTACAAATTGCTGAATGGCACTTATATTCTCAGAAAATGTCTGAAACCAAGTGTTGCCTCGTGTCCATTTTTGAATACTCGCTTCGCAGACTATTGTTCCAATAGTCTTCAGAAACCAGTGGCTACTCCTGGCAAAGCTTCCTCTCAGAGAAACACAGAAGGGGATTTGCAAGATCACCAGAGAGAAGTTGATTTGGATATAATTTCTCCTGAGGAGCAGCATGAAGTTAGTTTTGATAAAGCAATTAAAGATGAAATGAAGGACCATTTTAGGCGTTTGAAGGATGATATTGTGAATCATTGGATAGGACCTGAAGGCCGCCCTCTGCATGAGGTCTTGCTGGAACAAGCCAAAGTTGTCTGGCAGTTCCGTGGAAAAGAAGATTTGGATAAATGGATAGTGACTTCAGATAAGACAATTGGAGGCAGAAGTGAAGTGTTCCTGAAAATGGGCAAGAATAACCAAAGTGCACTGCTGTATGGAACTCTGAGCTCTGCAGCGCCTCAGGATGGGGAGAGTGGTCGCAGCGGGTACTGTGCAATGATATCCAGGATTCCCAGG ATTCCTTTCTCcaaatttttcttctctaatcAAGGAAGAATCCGGGATGCCCAGTACCAGCTTTTGCTTGACAAG atcTCTTCTATCGGATTCACCCTGGCTGATAAAGTGGATGGTCCATTCTTCCTGGAAATAGATTTTATTGGAGTGTTTACTGACCCAGCCCACACAGAAGAATTTGCCTACGAAAATTCTCCAGTGCTCAACCCAAGACTTTTTAAATAG
- the NDUFAF1 gene encoding complex I intermediate-associated protein 30, mitochondrial isoform X1, whose amino-acid sequence MALVYKLLNGTYILRKCLKPSVASCPFLNTRFADYCSNSLQKPVATPGKASSQRNTEGDLQDHQREVDLDIISPEEQHEVSFDKAIKDEMKDHFRRLKDDIVNHWIGPEGRPLHEVLLEQAKVVWQFRGKEDLDKWIVTSDKTIGGRSEVFLKMGKNNQSALLYGTLSSAAPQDGESGRSGYCAMISRIPRGPFERKRSYDWSQFNTLYLRVRGDGRPWMVNIREDTDIIQRKNQMYSYFMFTRGGPYWQEVKIPFSKFFFSNQGRIRDAQYQLLLDKISSIGFTLADKVDGPFFLEIDFIGVFTDPAHTEEFAYENSPVLNPRLFK is encoded by the exons ATGGCTTTGGTTTACAAATTGCTGAATGGCACTTATATTCTCAGAAAATGTCTGAAACCAAGTGTTGCCTCGTGTCCATTTTTGAATACTCGCTTCGCAGACTATTGTTCCAATAGTCTTCAGAAACCAGTGGCTACTCCTGGCAAAGCTTCCTCTCAGAGAAACACAGAAGGGGATTTGCAAGATCACCAGAGAGAAGTTGATTTGGATATAATTTCTCCTGAGGAGCAGCATGAAGTTAGTTTTGATAAAGCAATTAAAGATGAAATGAAGGACCATTTTAGGCGTTTGAAGGATGATATTGTGAATCATTGGATAGGACCTGAAGGCCGCCCTCTGCATGAGGTCTTGCTGGAACAAGCCAAAGTTGTCTGGCAGTTCCGTGGAAAAGAAGATTTGGATAAATGGATAGTGACTTCAGATAAGACAATTGGAGGCAGAAGTGAAGTGTTCCTGAAAATGGGCAAGAATAACCAAAGTGCACTGCTGTATGGAACTCTGAGCTCTGCAGCGCCTCAGGATGGGGAGAGTGGTCGCAGCGGGTACTGTGCAATGATATCCAGGATTCCCAGG GGCccttttgagagaaagaggtcTTATGATtggtcccagttcaacactctgtATCTCCGTGTCCGTGGAGATGGTCGGCCTTGGATGGTGAATATCAGAGAGGACACAGATATAATCCAGAGGAAGAATCAGATGTATAGTTACTTCATGTTCACCCGTGGGGGGCCCTACTGGCAGGAGGTCAAG ATTCCTTTCTCcaaatttttcttctctaatcAAGGAAGAATCCGGGATGCCCAGTACCAGCTTTTGCTTGACAAG atcTCTTCTATCGGATTCACCCTGGCTGATAAAGTGGATGGTCCATTCTTCCTGGAAATAGATTTTATTGGAGTGTTTACTGACCCAGCCCACACAGAAGAATTTGCCTACGAAAATTCTCCAGTGCTCAACCCAAGACTTTTTAAATAG